In one Rhea pennata isolate bPtePen1 chromosome 17, bPtePen1.pri, whole genome shotgun sequence genomic region, the following are encoded:
- the RAB35 gene encoding ras-related protein Rab-35, whose product MARDYDHLFKLLIIGDSGVGKSSLLLRFADNTFSGSYITTIGVDFKIRTVEINGEKVKLQIWDTAGQERFRTITSTYYRGTHGVIVVYDVTSAESFVNVKRWLHEINQNCDDVCRILVGNKNDDPERKVVETEDAYKFAGQMEIQLFETSAKENINVEEMFNCITELVLRAKKENLAKQQQQQQNDVVKLTKNSKRKKRCC is encoded by the exons GTGTGGGCAAGAGCAGTTTGCTGTTGCGTTTTGCAGATAATACATTCTCAG gtaGCTACATTACCACAATTGGAGTGGATTTTAAAATCCGGACTGTTGAGATTAATGGAGAGAAAGTGAAGCTACAGATCTGGGACACAGCTGGACAAGAGCGTTTCCGGACTATCACATCAAC GTATTACAGAGGAACGCACGGCGTCATTGTTGTCTATGATGTAACCAGTGCAGAATCTTTTGTGAATGTAAAACGATGGTTGCATGAAATTAATCAAAACTGTGATGATGTCTGCCGGATACTAG tgGGGAATAAGAATGATGACCCAGAACGAAAAGTAGTAGAGACAGAAGATGCTTATAAATTTGCTGGGCAGATGGAGATCCAATTGTTTGAGACCAGCgccaaagaaaatattaatgtggAAGAG aTGTTTAATTGCATTACAGAGCTAGTTCTGcgagcaaagaaagaaaacttagcaaagcagcaacagcagcaacagaacGATGTGGTGAAGCTAACGAAGAACAGTAAACGGAAGAAGCGGTGCTGCTAA